Part of the Vigna unguiculata cultivar IT97K-499-35 chromosome 3, ASM411807v1, whole genome shotgun sequence genome, CTTAGAGAACTTCTTGTATTTTATCTGTGTATTAGGTAAAGTTTCCATTATGGTGAAATATATGCTTGCTTTCTATGAGCAATTGTCTTGTCCGCTATTACATTTATAtgttatccatttttttttcggATCTTTCACTCTTTTTATGTagtaaatatgtaaatttattgGTTTGTTCTTCTTACTTGTTTCACCCTCTTCGTTTAAGTAGTTCAGTTATCTTTCTTCAgtctttgattaattaagctgtTGTTATGCTTAAAGTTTCACACTTGATCATCACTTTGCAGAATTGAACCTTTGAACTTGTAATTAATCTTTGTTTAATGTCTGCATTCTTGTTTAATATAATTGGGCATCTTCCATCCCTTTTATAGACAAACGTGGTAAAAACTTGAAAACATTCATCTCAAAATGGATGTACTTGGGTTGGGATGAGAAGAAATTATATGGTGATATATGTCTGCATCTCAAAATGGATCCTTGTTCAATATAATTGGGCATCTTCCATCAATTTTATAGACACCTCGTAAAAACTTGAAAAGATTCTTCTCAAAATGGGTCTACTAGGGATGAGAAGAAATTATATAGTGATATATGTGGATTGAACATCAGAACTTGTACCTTCTTTAGTGTAGTTATAAGTTTTGAATTCATAAAATTCTTATTAAATGTATTTCTATCATAATTCTGTAGCTGGTGGATGCTTTTGTGTGCTACTGATATTACTGGCTTGCATCTTATTTCAGTCTTCAAGTAGATTTGTTTTAAAATGCTTGTATTGGTTTGATGGTTACgttattgaaaatttgtttttaaggATGGATAGAATTCCTTCCTTGTGCCATTTTAGCTACATTATATTACTACATCTCAGAATATTCGGCATGGAAGTATTTTTTTCTCAAGAGATATTCTTCATTTTCAATTGGAAATGTGCATACTTGTCGTGTCAAAGCTCCCAATTATTCAAGATCCAATGTTCTTGTTAGGCATGGGTTCTCTAAGGGGTTTCCTCCACCCAGCGCACCCACTTACTTCATAAATTTGGTGTCATTGAACTATAATCATAGATCCCAAACTCAAACTCAGAAACTACCTTATGTGCTCAAAGATTATTGTTAACTAAACTAGTCATTTTATTGTGACAGCCTTAATCTGTAGCAAATTTGTCAGCCTCAATAGActacacacacgcacacactcacTCACTCAAATATACAAGTTACGTGTTATTTGCAATCATGTGTATTACTGATGTCATGTGCCATTTTTTTCTATCATAGGTGCCAGCCGTTTAGTCAAACATCTACATGCAAAAGGAGTTCCAATTGCTGTGGCAACTGGGTACACTTCAACcatcttttttgtttatttgattttatttgttgtaagctatttaccatttattttatttttgtcgaGAGGAGGGGTTAAAAAGAAGATATTTATTACCTGCTATGCTAATATCTGTTTCTAAGGATTTTGCAAAGTGTTTTGACATTTGCCCCACAGTTCTCACAGGCGACATTTTGAATTGAAAACTCAAAGACATCATGAAATCTTCTCTTTGATGCATCATATTGTCCTTGGTGATGACCCAGAAGTTAAACAAGGGAAACCTTCTCCGGATGGATTTCTTGCAGCAGCCAAGAGATTCGAGGTATACCAATTTATGAATGTGGTTACTTCTTGACTAAATTGTCCGAAGATTAAAAGATTACAAATgccatttttcttttcctaggTTGAATATGGGATTTGGTTTGTTTTACTATTGTATTTCTGACTTTGTTAAGTTTGTAGTTACCCATGGTGATGTTTTAGTTTATGATGAATTGATGTTCAACAGGGTGGACCAGTTGATCCTTGTAACGTTCTTGTTTTTGAAGATGCACCCTCAGGTGTTCTTGCTGCTAAAAATGCTGGAATGTAAGTGGATGAAAGCAttgaatgatattttatattgtcatatttttaaatttaaatgcaaCAGACTGTGGTTTCCAAAAtatgtcagcatctgatagaaTGGATAGATAATTTTGTGCAAGATTTAGCAGTTTCAGATCCTGCACTATTACTCGCGCGGTATGTGGTTACAAATGTCtgcatgatatatatatatatatatatatatatatatatatatatatatatatatatatatatatcaatgttCAGGCTGGAATTGATGAAATCCGTGTTCTGTACTCAACAAATTCTTCAACCTAACAATTATGACAAATTGCATCTTTCTATTGTATATATGTTATTAGGCTCTTTTCATTCTCACTCACTCTCTCGTATATTGTGTACACGACTCTGcacatataatatctttattacATGTATGTTTGAGGAGTAAAAAACGTGGCATATGAATATCGGAAGCTGGGTAACAGATTCCACTGTCTTGCATGTTGTTGCAATAGCTAAGTTTGAATGTTATTTAATTGCGGGTGGCGGTTGATAATATTTTACAAGCAAGATAGTCAGCGAAGCATGATTGCTTGTCACAATTTTCCTGTTAACAAAATGATATTCCTACCATTTATGTAACCTCTAGGTctatttttatctataaaatttaacatttactaGGTTATAGACTATGGCTAACCTCCAAGTTTCAAGGGTGATTGATTTCCCCCCTAAAAATCTCTCGTACTGTTTTGGTTTACTGATAGATAGAAATTAGCAGAGATGTTAGAAAATTCAAAACTGGAGCTAATTCACTACTTAGTTTTGGATCTTATAACTTTCCTCACAGCAACAGAACTATCAGTCTGACTGAGATGAGCAAGTAATAATATGATTTGAAAATGGTAAATCATTAGGTGACCAGATTCTACAGCGTGGTCCCTTATAACACCCATTCATGATGTTATTTACACGTTCCTATTTCTTATGATTCATCTCTTATCCATTAGTTacatattattatgattaaacATGAACACATTGTTCAATTAGAACATCAGCTTCAATTTGTTAATCTTTTCTGGTTACGTATCATTCAGGTCTGTTGTTATGGTCCCTGATCCAAGGCTGGACAAATCATTTCACGATGCAGCAGACCAAGTTTTGAATTCACTGTTGGATTTCAACCCTAGTGAGTGGGCTTTACCTCCTTTTGAAGATAATGCTAGCTAGCTGAACTTAGTTTTCTCTTACTTGCCGTCCATTTTTACAGCGGACAAAAAGGGCTGCATTTGTTTTGTACAACTAAATGACGAGTGATTAATCCATTCTCATAGATTATAGAACCTTTATGTTATTGTTCTGGGTGAATTACTAAATCAATATCGATTTATGAGATCTTGAAAGTCCACATCGTATACATATTTCTCTCGTGGCATGAAGCGTAAAACGTGATTGATTCGGTTTTGTCACTGCATTAAACCTTTAACTTTGAAGCTAATATGGAGGCTCCATATTTAAAATTCTATTACTAGTCATTGGAAACAACCGGTTACCAAAAGTTACATCTGTTAAAGATGAACATATCTAGTTGTTAGCAGGTATGTATTACGTGAAAGGGAAACATGAGGAGAATATTTGTTAAACGGGAAACTATAATTTGCACATATGAACAGTTACACACTAACATATGTTACTGAATAACTCAATGTGTAAggaatttatacaatttttttcatgaaagtGACAATGTCAATGTTTATACTTGTCCCATTGCACGTGAATACCATATGCAAGCAATGAAAGGTGGTTTAAGAAAAGGATCGTCCTCACCCgctattaaaattcatttcaatCAAGGTCGATAAATACAAAGAATTTGTGTCCACAAACTTTCAATGAACACTcacataagaaaaatataaaaaggataaataaagcaattttaagagttaaaaataataatgtatgtcttaactattattatttttttgggaaaaattaagaagattttttatattaaaatttattaaaaaacttattatactttataatttttttaattttttttctatgaacaTTAGGTCTTAGAAAAATTGTTTGCATTTGAGGAGTTTAATAAAGGTCTACCTGGAAAgcacttttaagaaaaaaaataatgaaaaaaaattagtttatgcataAGTTAATGgaacttttttcttctcttttttctacaaaattacaGATTACCAAAGCAGGTCCTGTTTTTCATATggctcaagaaaaaaaaattagggtaaTTTGATTTTCCTTCTAATTATAAATTCGAGTTTTGCGTACAAAAATGTTTTCTATGAATTgttaatataagtttttttacgGTATTAATAAACAAAGTACTTATATTCTATTAGTGCATATACACTGCTCACTAAAAAAAAACTCGTTTAAAGAGTTACTTAACCATGTATGTTCCGAATTTAAATAAGAGAAATTTCCaagaatgatgaaaaaaaaaacacacaactataacaaatattgttaaaatatgcTAAGAAGTTTATTTTCGAATATAACTTATTTCGAACCATGATTTTAAGATGTTCTATAAAGTCAGGTATGAGTTAAATTTGTGAATATCAACTTTAACGGCTATTGTAAttgtaaaaatgttatattgaatattttagtaatatataacaaattttaatagctctacatataaaaaaaaagtcatttacTAACAAATAGAGATGTTAGGCATTTTCTTTATTAGTATAGCTTGTCTAAAACATAAAGTAACCTGTTGTTATAGACATCACTGGTCTACACTAATAATATAATGCATTACAAATAacctcatattttattttctagctAGACAAATatgctaaaaaaaattaatccaaCATCAAGActcaatttgaaaaaaacaattcaataaGTACAACATTtcaataaactaaaatcaatgtttaaaaataaaacatgttttgtgaatattgaaaaataaattcaattttggGATTATAGTTTTAAGACGCAtgtattgaaaaaaagaaaaaaaaaaacaatagcaAGAGATATAGATAATACACGCTATGGCGTATACATGAAATCAACCTTTTAGAGTTCAAATAACGAAAGTGTTTAACGAATATATTGAGGCTGGTCCTCATCAACTTGCTTTATTagttaaatgtttaattataccAAAAGCTAATTAAACAAAGCAAGGTGTCTTAATTCTCTTTAATTAGTTGCTGTTTTACACCATTTGAATTTAAGGTTACTTTATCCTTTATGGGAGCAATTGCAACAGATAACAGTATAGAAAAAGTGATTATTGAATATCCACAAACCTAATCGACACCTACTGAGAaacataaaagataattatagtAAAACATAGAAATCGTGAAAAATGACAAATCTTGATCAAATGTTCAGATAAATAAAATGTCCAAAAAAACATTGTTCCATTGAAGTGTCGAAAAAAAGCTCAAGTCAAGTGTATATATGTTTACTAGAGATAAAGTTgaacaaaatataatgaaaatcatTCATCAACACTTGCTTAGAAAAACAATCCTCGTACATTAGGTTGAAAAGGTTAATTATACCAAATTTTACACACACACATCAATCTTGtgcataaaaaaaactaaaattgttttatgAAAACCTACACTCGCACCAATTTGTGGAATCAAAATCTATTTTCCTCGGTGCCAAGAGTAAATAGTACTTGTAGTCCATGATACCATGAATTACTAACCGGGGCTTTTATTCGTACAAGAACACAAAGACTTTACACAAGAACCAGCATTTCTTGCTAACATTATCGCACGTTCCTGATCTTAAAACACATTTTCTTCTCAAATCCAATTATTTCATTAGTTTCTATGTTTTTCTCCTACATCCCCCATATAGTCGCAGGTTTTCATTGCTTACGCCGCTCTCGTTGAACCTTTTCTTGAGTTACCCTTGGTTGGAATTATACGAATTCTCTTTGCCACACGTACAAAATccctaattaataatatatctgAAATTAGTCGCTGCATATATATGaacaataattataagaaaagaTGAGTTCATGTTCTTTCCAGCAATCTATCATGAAAAAACCAGATACACTCAtttgacattaatttttttccaaaattttaactGTAACTTGTAAAAAACATCATCTGAAAACctgtttaaaaagaaataatgttgGTTTTCCTATGTGGCCTGCATAGTATTAATAACGAGATGAAAAGGTAATTGTAAAATGAGAAACATAAAAGCTCATAACTAAGGAAGAGAAGTGGTACTAGGGTAgcaataatgttaataaatatgaaCGTTAGAGGTGTGCTTACTTCCAGCTAAGGTCACCGACTAGAAGAAGATCGTTGTCCATGTCTTCATAGGCAATAAGGTAGCCAGGAATGACATTGGAAAGGTCAAGATCATCACTGTCTCCAGCGTTTTCCACAAACATTTCGCGTAGGGCTTTGGCCATACTTTCGTAGCTACCATGGTTATGGAGGCTGATGCGCTGGCAGATGGAACGACCCTCTACCACAACTGTTACAGCGGGAACCACAGTGGACACAACATCATCGTCCTCAAACCCTGGGAATCCTCGGAATTTGTTGTTACAATTGGTGGTGTTACCAGCATAGAAAGCCATATAGAAATGGAGTTTGGTAAAAGTTCAGATCATAAAGAGGTGGTGATCAAATCTGAGACCTTGTGGGGTTTCTGGGGCACTATCTTTGATGGTGCATGAATTTGATGAAGTGTTGTTGAAAAATGAAATACATATAGAAAtacaagagagagagagagagagatagcaCAAATGTCACCCCTAACTCTTAGTTTCTTCCTGTCAAAATATCTCAGTCACTTTTCATCTCTCGGTTCTTAAATTCACTTTATGTTTGTATCCCCAACCACCACATTTCTTGCTTTCAATTTTCCCACTTAAGTAAATTGTTACTGttatgtacatttttttttctcctttttcattttttttcataagtcACGAATTCAGTTAGACAAATGGGTGGTAGGAAAAGTACGAGATTGAAAAAAGGGTGGGGATGTTTGCTTGTGATCGCAAAAGATGGTGTTGCCATAGATTATTAAGTTCATCTCAACTATATTTTATTGTACACAGTTGAGgagtattaaaatattagtgTTGCATTTAAATTTATGGTACATCTTGTTGTGAAGATGAtgcaattaattataattatgcaATTGAGATTGCAATACATTGCATTGGTGTCATTATTCTATTTCTGAAAGCCAGATTCTGCTTAACTGGTTCACAATGTGAGGATGGGGTGATGAGAACACAGTTTGATTTGAAACTGGAAATGGGCAGGGACAAGTTCCAATGATTAGCATGATTTTGTTGACCTTAATCACTTTTaagagtaaaaatgagaaagtctGATTtcattaactattatttttagcATATAGCATTTAAGACTTGCCTTCAAACTTCGATGCTAAGCATATAGCTAGCAAAGTTTGGCAGGgattaatgaaaaaaagaattCGTTAAATAGCAGCAACTCAGCATAAAATTGTCATCTCTTtctattgttttaattattgtaaGTTGCAGAGTTAACTCACTGCCTCTCACATGTAGCTGCAACTTGGGATCATAAATTCCTAACTTTGGGATTCGATGTTAAGCGGAGTTTGTGTCACTTGTCTCTGCACAGACACCAGAGTGGTTGCATTATTACGATTATGGAAGGTTGGTTCtagaatgaagaagaaaaaagcgAGTGTGAGATGgagaaaaaaaggtaaaataggAAAtgcaaataaaacattattaggGTTTGTTGTGTGTTTGGGATAGGTTAATTCTATATTAGTTCAATAAACAATTATACATATAATCGATTACAATTACAATCATTTTAGAAGTTATTTTgagataattaaatttaataggatgaaaaaaaaatcttttacgCACAAAAAGTGTGTATGAACGTTaacaaaatgttaaaaaatagcaattatattataaatttatagacgcaagaaaacatttttattttcaggaattttttgttacaaacacaaaaatttattttgcaaaCAAGCATCTTAGAATTTAAGTTCTGCATACTCtaatgtgagaaaaaaaaagggagtTTCTCTCTACACCTCCAATAATCTCTCCTCTACcccaaaatcaaatttttttccaTGTTTGTCCATGGTAAAAATTAAGAGTTACTATCTCTTTTACCGCATCTGCACCCCAAAACCATACAACCTCACCCTGCACCCCCAAAATGCACCCCAATAAAGCACTAAGAATCAGATTCCATGCACCCCCAGAAGAATCTTTGACCTACGTGTTGTGCTGCGCGTCTCTTCTCCCACAACTCTTCTCCCACACCGCCTCCACACACTCTTCATCCCTCTTCTCCCACATTCTGTTCTTCTCCCATTCTCCCACAGAGCTTCCGCAGGCtccttttctcctttttcctttctttcgcGCAACTCCGCAGGCCCCACCTTTCGCTCTTCTccgttttgttattttttttttttaccgaaacggattgtgaaatccgtttCGCAGAAAgctgaaacggaatacagaatccgtttcctttttttttcattgcaaCGGATTCTGGAATCCGTCTCGGAGGAGGCTGAAACGGAACCTAGAAtctgttttggtgtttttttttgctttttcacCGAAACGAATGAGGTATTGGGTGTGAGAGAGATTGAGGGTAAGGGAGCCATCTGCGACACACGAGATTTCAAAACCAGGGCTCCCACAGTAAGGTTGTTGCGTTCCTTGGATGTAAAAGGGAAAACTTATAGATTGGTTGTTGTTGGGGCAGGTTTTGAGTGCACATGCAGTGAATTTAGGGTCGACTTAAGAGGAAGTGATTTGGGCAAGGAGGTAGAAGATGATGATGTAGGAATTGGTGATGCGAAAATAGAGGGGTTTCAGGATAAAAAATTGGGTGTTTGGGTTCATCATCTTTGAagggtttttttctttttgtaggTGAGGATGAAGGAAATATGAACAGGGAGGAAAAGGAGTGTACATTCTCTCCCcgttaacttttaattaataatctcAACAAAGGATATTTCTTCATTAATTAGAAATGGTGCCTTCCAACAGGCAAGTCGTACAAGTTGACAAAATTATTCTGAAACAACGGTGTTTTTAGCTATTCAAAATTGGTTGTGACATATAATATTCAGGTTGGGAGCATCTttggttataaaaaaagtaaattttttttgtgaaactgattacagaatccgtttcacatttttatgaaacggaattcgtattccgttccacaaatatttcaaatttttcgtGAAACAGAATACGAATTCCGtttcagaaaaatgtgaaacagattctgtaatccgtttcacaaaaaaaaaattgaaaattttgtgaaacagattacagaatccgtttcacatttttctgaaaCGAAATTCGTATTCTGtttcataaatatttcaaattttaatggaTGCACAGTAATGAGGTAATGAAACGGAGAAGAAACGGGAGAAGAAATAGTATGAATGGGGTACAGAGGAGTTGGCACGGAGTAAATGAAATCTATACCCACTTACCCACTTTTCACCTATATATTAATGAAggatataataacaaattttgggGGTGCAGAAGAAGCTTTAGAGGTACATGGAGAAGCCTTGGAGGTACATGGAGAAGCgcccaaaaaaaaaacaagtgaaaGAACATATATAAGCCCAGTGGGCTGCTAAAAGGGCCTGAATCCCAATTTCATTTTACACTTCGCTGGCCCGGGGTAGAAAACCCTAGTTACCAGTTTGTGCCCTCGCAGCTTCACGGTACCAAGTTTCAGCGATTACGATCTCGTAGAGCATAGGATAACATTCTACTATGGCTGTAAGTACCTTCTTCTTGCTCCCTCTCTCCTTCATCATCTTCCATGCATTTCATTAACATAACCCGCATCTCCATAACTGAGTGATTTTGATTTTCCCTCTGCTTCTTGCACTAAGCCATTGTTGTTTGAGCATAGAAGATCACAGTGTGTGATTGATTGTGCCTTCTTTtctaatttgtttaagtttctTTTTTACCTCGTGTTTTGCAGACTATACCAGTTAATCCCAAGCCTTTCTTGAATAATTTGACCGGAAAGCCAGTAATTGTGAAACTCAAGTGGGGAATGGAGTACAAGGGTATGTTTCTTTGTTAGGGATCATTTTCTCTACTGTTATTTTACTGCAAAACGCTTCGTTTCAGTGTTTATTCCTTAGGCCGTCTAATACTGAATGAATTTCAGTTTGTTTATCATGTCttgaatgtgtttttttttttcagggtATCTTGTTTCTGTTGATTCGTATATGAACTTGCAGgtatatatttaagttaaattctGAGGTTTTTGTTCCCGTACAATAATCATATTTTCAGCCTCTTGTcttagttgatttttttttaaaaatttcttaataTCTGAATTTCTCTGTAGCTGGCAAACACGGAGGAGTACATTGAGGGTCAGTTTACTGGAAATTTGGGAGAAATTTTAATCAGGTAATTGTTTTCCACATTAACCATTCTTTATGTCTAGTGGTTGTTGTGTTTTGCTATTACATTGGGGTGTTGTTAAACCCCTTTCGATTTTGTTGATTGAATTGAGAATGTGAAATTGTGTAAACATGAAAGCTAACTAGTCATGTTAGACTCTAGAGGTCCTCAAGTCATGAGAATTGAAAACTAACAGAAAAACATATCTTCCCTGCAATTCACTTTCATAATATGCtgcataaaaattaattgtgtaTCCTGTATGACCCACCTCATTTGATGGTATTCATATATATGCTGGAAATATAGAGATTTTTCAATAGCATGCTATAGAGGTGTAGTTGCCCTGGCCACCGTATGCACTGCGCAGTCTTACATTTCACTGTATCAGCCAAAATTGCTACATTTTGTATTTTACTGGTGATAAAAATCCCGAGAATGGCCTTCTATGTTAATGTATATCAGAGGGGTATTTGAtggagatattttttattttattttgtgtgcTGAAATGGTTTCTGCTTGTAGAAAACTCTTTCAAAGTTTATAACTATACCTCACTTGTCTCCTCTTCTACCTTGCGACTGTTGCACAAACCCAGTAGAACTCCATGTCTCATTCTCATTTTTTCAGTTATTTCTTGTAAACTTATTCTCTTATTCCCATCAATCTTCGTTTTGCTCTTAATGTTCTCTTTGTCCTATCAATCTTCGGTTTTGCTCTTAATGTTCTCTTTGTCCCATCAATACTTGTTCTCTTTGTCTCTTAATGTTTATTTCTTGTAAACTTTCTCTTATTTCATTGTTTGTATTTCTAGATGTAACAATGTTCTCTACCTTCGAGGTGTCCCAGAGGATGAAGAAATCGAAGACGCCGCAGAAGAATAGATTGATAGAAATTACTAATTGTGATGACAAACAGAACTAATATTCGTTACCTGCTTTTGTATCTACGGTGTATGTTTTTGAATCAATGATGATGCCTCGTGAATATTGGGGTGCCTTTGTGCAAGTTGTTAGCAATCCTTCTGGTGATTCTATATAAATCTGTTACTGCACCATGTTTCTCAAACTATTACAATACTATTAAGGACTGGGCTTAGATTTTATAGAATCATGCATCCCAATATCGACAAAATGAGTAATTTAGTCTTATTATTATCATAGAAAAAACTGACATTGTTATTGTTAACTGGCATTAAGGGAGTTCATGCATAATACATTATCACCAGGCACATCTAAATAGCATAATAAGGCAAAAGTCAAAATGAATTACAGTATTTATGGTGGTAAAATCAtgaattcttcaaatttaaagATGACTATGTCATCTGTGTACCTAAGATGTAACTGGATGTGATTTTGTtctatgaaattataattttatattttgtagttCTTGAATGTATACCCTCTTTCAGTATAGTCCTCGAACTAAAGACTAAAAGTACCAATACACGACTTCGATCTATTACATTTTTCTCTTGAATGCAAAAATTGGGCTTCGTAAGTGCCAACCTAATATCAATCATTTCCCTTTTTCTTGAAAGCAAAATTGAGttttattgtaaaagaaaatgatattttaattatttttttactcactTTTAACCTATTGCTTTAATCACCATTTAGAGATATTACAGGTTTTGcaataaatagaaaaagaaaacattaaaagCTAATACTTGctttctatttttgttaaaataagtttttaacaatatttatattgtgCTAAATTGATTCACAAGCTTACTTTTATACGATTGTTTTGAATCCAGTTTTTATAAACTTTTCTCACACTACAATTTGATcgaatacattatatattagaTTTATCAATGTTTATTcacttttgttttattaattaaatatcaatCATAATTCTTCgcaaatcattattttcttactCATTTTGTAgggatttattttgtaaattttgtaattttaattttaaaaaatttgtgttgtattttatgtatttataattatatctgtttaaaataaattatattaatatttatatttgtaacacTTTAGTGTAACCTATCAgttgaaaatgttaaattattgtAGTATAATTGTTTCCATAAATAATATTCATCATTATTTATATGTACACCGAACAAGTTATTTAAAGTCAAACATGGTATTACTCGTTGTTttgtttgaaagaaaaaaattagaaatgtagtgagttcataataaataagcaagatgtttaaaaaaaagttacttaTTGATCATTAACCTATCTATACGtccacataaaaaacaaaaaattgtaatgTTTGGTAATTGTGCCTGAATTggtttttttgtgaaaattgatGAAGAACTAACATAAAAGGGGCGAATAATAGTTTAGCAAAAACACCCGACAAATCAGGGTTAGGTGAAGATTAAGACCAATAACAACTTCCTAATGTGGACTTTCACGTGGGAACAAAGAAGcgtaaaaaagaaaaggaataatgGACCCACAATTTGTGTTGTGTGGGTGAAATTTTGGGCATGTGCACTCAAATGGTAGTATGGTATTGGAACTTTAAAGTTGGGTAGCCTCATGCTTCATGCATCATAAATTTCTCTACCAACTTCCACACCTTTTCATACATCATAAATCTCTCatgtcttaattaattttattttaaactttaaaaagtaataattaaataaaattaaaaaaagaactCTTAAAATTTGTATTGTCATAAATAGGTTAAGTTACTTTCTTTTGTTATCGTTTTTATTAACAAGTGTCGAATtgatcatttaattattatttttcttgattttttttgaaaagtgATTTAATGTTCTCATTGTCCATCATTTTTCATGAATGGTGTTAAAGTAAAAAAGAGTTACATATTAACACGTAacactatttttaatattgtttgtgaACTAATAgctaaattaaattgaatatttttaaaaaaattagaatcaaattgagatataataaactaaatgatcaatttaacactttttaacaaaaaaataatttagccTCATAAATATTGG contains:
- the LOC114176329 gene encoding (DL)-glycerol-3-phosphatase 2-like — its product is MANLSGVVSVRRPITHVVFDMDGLLLDTEKFYTEVQEKILARYNKTFDWTLKAKMMGKKAIESARIFVDETGISDSLSPEQFLVEREDMLQSLFPTSELMPGASRLVKHLHAKGVPIAVATGSHRRHFELKTQRHHEIFSLMHHIVLGDDPEVKQGKPSPDGFLAAAKRFEGGPVDPCNVLVFEDAPSGVLAAKNAGMSVVMVPDPRLDKSFHDAADQVLNSLLDFNPSEWALPPFEDNAS
- the LOC114176546 gene encoding auxin-responsive protein IAA33, which produces MAFYAGNTTNCNNKFRGFPGFEDDDVVSTVVPAVTVVVEGRSICQRISLHNHGSYESMAKALREMFVENAGDSDDLDLSNVIPGYLIAYEDMDNDLLLVGDLSWKDFVRVAKRIRIIPTKGNSRKGSTRAA
- the LOC114176547 gene encoding probable small nuclear ribonucleoprotein F; this encodes MATIPVNPKPFLNNLTGKPVIVKLKWGMEYKGYLVSVDSYMNLQLANTEEYIEGQFTGNLGEILIRCNNVLYLRGVPEDEEIEDAAEE